The proteins below come from a single Edaphobacter acidisoli genomic window:
- a CDS encoding YncE family protein, with amino-acid sequence MTQSNVLKRICMAACWMLPFATVFSVTAVAQSGPYKVETHWKIGGEGGWDYITADPHAHLLYIDHGPRVDIVNTKTGKVVDAITRLKGTHGVALDDEGKYGYISDGRDNAVVVFDRQTFKTVATIPAGENPDGIVFEPVTKTVWAFNGRSNNVTVIDTRTLKVVSTIALPGKPEFPVADGKGVVFDNIESKNSIARLDAKTLQLTATWPLNDCESPSGLAIDRAHRHLFSVCHNQKMAVTDADSGKTLANPTIGDGPDAAGYDPVHHLAFSSNGDGTLTVVNAASGKFDVVQNLATQRGARTMSVDTATGRIYLVTAEFGPRPAVTAENPRPRPAILPNSFTVVVVGR; translated from the coding sequence ATGACTCAGAGCAATGTTTTGAAACGTATTTGCATGGCAGCCTGCTGGATGCTGCCGTTTGCTACGGTCTTCAGTGTGACCGCAGTCGCGCAGAGCGGCCCCTACAAAGTTGAGACACACTGGAAGATCGGCGGAGAGGGTGGATGGGATTACATCACGGCCGATCCTCATGCGCACTTGCTCTATATTGACCACGGACCGCGTGTGGATATTGTGAACACCAAGACTGGCAAGGTCGTTGACGCAATTACCCGCCTGAAGGGTACGCATGGTGTAGCTCTTGATGATGAGGGGAAGTACGGCTACATCAGCGATGGCAGAGACAATGCAGTCGTCGTCTTTGATCGTCAAACGTTCAAGACCGTTGCGACGATTCCAGCAGGCGAAAACCCGGATGGGATCGTGTTTGAGCCTGTAACGAAGACCGTGTGGGCTTTCAACGGGCGCAGCAACAATGTGACTGTAATCGACACCAGGACGTTAAAGGTGGTTTCGACTATTGCTCTGCCAGGCAAGCCTGAATTTCCAGTTGCTGACGGCAAGGGCGTGGTATTCGACAATATTGAGTCCAAGAACTCGATTGCCCGTCTCGACGCAAAGACGCTGCAACTGACGGCGACGTGGCCACTGAACGATTGTGAATCGCCTTCCGGACTTGCCATTGACCGCGCGCACAGGCATCTCTTCTCTGTTTGCCACAACCAGAAGATGGCTGTAACTGATGCAGACTCGGGCAAGACGCTGGCGAATCCCACCATCGGCGATGGGCCGGACGCCGCGGGATACGATCCTGTTCACCATCTCGCATTTAGCTCGAACGGCGACGGCACACTCACTGTCGTCAACGCAGCTTCAGGCAAGTTCGATGTTGTACAGAACCTGGCGACGCAGCGTGGAGCGCGGACAATGTCTGTGGATACCGCAACGGGCCGTATTTATCTGGTCACGGCTGAGTTTGGGCCTCGCCCTGCGGTAACGGCGGAGAACCCTCGTCCGCGTCCGGCGATTCTTCCGAACAGTTTTACCGTGGTTGTAGTTGGGCGCTAA
- a CDS encoding sensor histidine kinase yields the protein MKTNSIERRIVVTVVAVQLAFAICITVFGFLYERHAQFRSFDIALHGKADSVFGAVQEADDTSDNVVLSTEDLRLPHNDVFVVRDSNGKVLGISGNLKDPSVLSGSGPDGHFMTSIDEHRYRGLRLHVVRTIDPGSANVRHTLSIVYAARTGGVHEAINDALQFFAFTNLALLLVTALLVSYLVRRSMKPLDELAREAGRVSAPEWRFTPPESVVAIKELSPVAHAIEGAVQRLELSLAQQRQFLGDAAHELKTAVAVIKSSLQLLIMRTRSSEEYREGVARAESDCTRMEDLVGRMLALARIEAATPENAREHAPQNTALLGGAQSAIEQLRPIAEMLQVRMEASGRAELSAMIAPDMWQTLCTNLLLNAVQYSAPGSTVEATVSSGGRGVVQCVFADHGQGIPAESLRHVFDRFYRGDPSRSRASGGAGLGLAICKAIAEQAGGSIAIESSPGAGTTVTVLLPLAVSHTTAEAISV from the coding sequence ATGAAGACAAACTCAATCGAGCGACGCATTGTGGTTACGGTGGTCGCCGTACAGCTTGCGTTTGCTATCTGCATCACTGTCTTCGGCTTTCTTTATGAACGGCACGCGCAGTTCCGCTCCTTCGATATTGCTTTGCACGGAAAGGCTGATTCGGTATTTGGCGCTGTGCAGGAGGCCGACGATACCAGTGACAATGTCGTATTGAGCACGGAAGACTTGAGACTTCCTCACAATGATGTCTTCGTTGTCCGCGATTCCAATGGCAAAGTTTTAGGAATTTCAGGAAATCTGAAAGATCCTTCAGTCTTATCTGGTTCCGGTCCTGATGGGCACTTTATGACTTCCATTGACGAGCACCGCTATCGCGGGCTTCGACTGCATGTAGTACGTACGATCGATCCTGGATCGGCTAATGTTCGTCACACGCTCTCGATCGTCTATGCTGCGCGAACTGGTGGTGTGCATGAAGCAATTAATGATGCATTACAGTTTTTCGCTTTCACAAACCTGGCGCTTCTGCTCGTGACTGCGTTGCTGGTGTCCTATCTAGTGCGGCGTAGCATGAAGCCTTTGGATGAACTGGCGCGCGAGGCGGGCCGCGTGTCTGCGCCGGAGTGGAGGTTCACGCCGCCTGAATCTGTCGTTGCGATTAAGGAGCTTTCACCTGTTGCGCATGCGATTGAAGGCGCTGTGCAGAGGCTTGAATTATCTTTGGCGCAACAGCGGCAGTTTCTTGGGGATGCGGCGCATGAATTGAAGACTGCGGTTGCCGTAATCAAATCATCGCTGCAATTGCTCATCATGCGCACACGCAGTAGCGAAGAATATCGCGAGGGCGTCGCTCGGGCCGAGTCAGACTGCACACGTATGGAAGATCTAGTAGGACGCATGCTCGCATTGGCACGCATAGAGGCTGCAACGCCAGAGAATGCGCGAGAGCACGCACCCCAAAATACGGCTTTGCTGGGAGGAGCGCAGTCAGCGATCGAACAGCTTCGGCCCATCGCTGAGATGTTGCAGGTGCGCATGGAGGCCTCGGGAAGAGCGGAACTCTCGGCCATGATTGCTCCGGATATGTGGCAGACGCTCTGTACGAACCTGCTGTTGAATGCCGTGCAATACAGTGCGCCTGGGTCGACTGTCGAGGCTACAGTGAGTTCGGGTGGCCGTGGCGTTGTGCAATGTGTCTTCGCCGATCATGGGCAAGGTATTCCGGCCGAGAGCCTGCGGCATGTATTCGACCGCTTCTATCGCGGCGACCCATCGCGTTCGCGCGCAAGTGGAGGAGCCGGGCTGGGACTCGCCATTTGTAAGGCAATCGCTGAACAAGCTGGCGGGAGCATCGCTATTGAGAGTTCTCCCGGAGCAGGCACGACGGTTACGGTACTGTTGCCGCTTGCGGTCAGCCACACGACTGCCGAAGCGATCTCTGTTTGA
- a CDS encoding RNA polymerase sigma factor, protein MPAIQSPGTEEIHPDVELVARAKDGDVAAFEQLVRQYERQIFRVAQHITQNREDAEDITQDVFLKAYEKLEQFQGNSKFSTWLVRIAVNESLMRLRKRKTSKTVSMDEDVQTEDGAIPRDFAEWRPNPEQLYNQSELGDILRRTIQGLPPGFRTVFTLRDIENLSTEETAEALGLSVPAVKSRLLRARLQLRERLSRYFGQKKEGQTT, encoded by the coding sequence ATGCCAGCCATCCAATCCCCAGGAACGGAAGAGATACACCCCGACGTGGAGCTTGTAGCCCGCGCAAAAGATGGGGACGTTGCTGCCTTTGAGCAGCTTGTACGGCAGTACGAACGCCAGATCTTTCGGGTAGCGCAGCATATTACGCAGAACCGTGAAGACGCTGAAGACATTACGCAGGACGTATTCCTCAAGGCCTACGAGAAGCTGGAGCAGTTCCAGGGCAACTCGAAGTTCTCGACCTGGCTGGTCCGCATCGCTGTCAACGAGAGCCTTATGCGGCTGCGCAAGCGCAAGACGAGCAAGACCGTCAGCATGGACGAGGATGTCCAGACCGAAGACGGAGCTATTCCGCGCGACTTCGCCGAGTGGCGACCGAATCCTGAGCAGCTTTACAACCAGTCCGAGTTGGGTGATATTCTCCGCAGAACAATCCAAGGGCTGCCGCCGGGATTTCGCACGGTCTTCACGTTACGCGATATTGAGAACCTTTCGACCGAAGAGACAGCGGAGGCACTTGGTTTGAGCGTACCCGCGGTAAAGTCGAGATTGTTGAGAGCCAGACTCCAGTTACGGGAGCGTCTGAGCAGATACTTCGGGCAGAAGAAGGAGGGCCAGACAACATGA
- a CDS encoding anti-sigma factor family protein gives MNCTDLLGQLTDYFDDKLSADLREEIRVHTAGCQHCRVVLNTTRQTIEVYKGTEIYEVSSELRERLHSAIMARCLDSKK, from the coding sequence ATGAACTGCACCGACCTGCTAGGCCAGCTTACGGATTATTTCGATGACAAACTGAGCGCGGACCTCCGTGAAGAGATTCGTGTCCATACTGCCGGATGCCAGCATTGCCGTGTCGTGTTGAATACAACACGCCAGACGATTGAGGTGTACAAAGGTACGGAGATATATGAGGTTTCGTCCGAACTGCGTGAGCGTCTGCATAGCGCAATCATGGCAAGGTGCCTCGACAGCAAGAAGTAG
- a CDS encoding response regulator transcription factor produces the protein MRVLIIEDEKRLAENIAAALRENGMAADVANDGETGKHLAGFGHYDLVLLDLMLPGADGASVLKWLRAKRDHTPVFVVTAKDESQSVIDLLNLGADDYLSKPFDLGELLARVKALIRRGKGVATPTVALRDLEVDTMMRTVSRDGAVLDVSPTEYRILEYLMHKPHAIVSKRELLEHLYDFNWERHSNVIEAHISNLRKKLEANTNTSYIQTYRGRGYRLSSEEMAMEP, from the coding sequence ATGCGGGTTCTGATCATTGAGGACGAGAAGCGGCTTGCAGAAAATATTGCGGCCGCATTGCGTGAGAACGGAATGGCGGCCGACGTCGCTAACGATGGCGAAACGGGCAAGCATTTGGCGGGATTCGGGCACTACGATCTGGTGCTGCTCGATTTGATGCTTCCCGGGGCCGATGGTGCGAGCGTGCTGAAGTGGTTGAGAGCAAAGCGCGACCATACGCCTGTGTTTGTGGTGACGGCGAAGGATGAGAGCCAGTCGGTGATTGATCTATTGAATTTAGGCGCAGATGACTATCTGAGCAAGCCGTTCGATCTGGGTGAGTTGCTGGCACGCGTGAAGGCACTGATTCGTCGCGGCAAAGGCGTTGCCACCCCTACAGTGGCGTTACGTGACCTCGAAGTCGATACGATGATGAGAACCGTAAGCCGGGATGGCGCGGTGCTCGACGTATCGCCGACTGAGTACAGGATACTTGAGTATCTGATGCACAAGCCGCATGCGATCGTCTCCAAACGTGAACTGCTGGAGCATCTTTACGACTTCAATTGGGAACGACATTCGAATGTGATTGAAGCCCACATCTCGAATCTTCGGAAAAAACTCGAAGCCAACACAAATACGAGTTACATCCAAACGTACCGCGGCCGAGGCTACCGGCTGTCGTCCGAAGAGATGGCGATGGAGCCATGA
- a CDS encoding TonB-dependent receptor has translation MFRRFVFASLRAAAALGFACVFFASCLMAQGGRVFGSVSGTVTDSTGAAIARAKVGISGVDNNVVRTAVSGADGGFTVGNLPSGDYAVEITTAGFSAYRNASVAVAVGRDVRVDAVLAPANAKQQVTVQAQTEALDTEQTSPVANIDKDRIEELPIPSRNYLSFTLLAPSLASANPAIGKQSLAANEGGFSSGGLRPSSNALYIDGVDDNDEYTGLSRTELSPEAISDFQVVNHGYAAQAGGSAGGSVDVVTRSGANLQHGDAFIFVQNGALNGTPALELAPRKPDENRLRVGLSTGGAIQKDKLFYYVAAEQEMAHGEDAGDFDSQMASAIDRALAQTGPLGGFQVQQGFFPTTNQETELSGRLDRSLGTSSLMLRYAMTNNRSVNDAFNTDDLTDLSARGSAFYDDNSVNGLWNDTISPMLVNQVNFQVAQRRVNLKTGSTNGPGVVVAGIAQLGTPFAGNNRRYETHVDLGDDVILQHGKHLFQAGAAMSHVALRAADMEGFGGLYVFPSVADLTAGQPDFYMQSFGNPNTNFDEVRGAAYMQDHWTPVRGLALDYGLRYEVNHLPGPLPMDADALSPRFGFAWSPNKDWVVRGGFGMFYDRYLLSTINHIREFDGVHAEQQIAEETEAAALYQMGQRFTAPHVGIAPSIWQAQAGLANPYSETASFGVEHSLGAQWTASAEYRFARGVKMGRTINSNLLPPVVLTQANAPSLGISAPTPQQIGQLVFSDQRLNAAYDTINQFQTEAGSDYNGLTATVNRQFTEEFELMAGYTLSKTTDNASYDTEQPQNPYALGEERAPSLGDQRQRFVASGLWVLGPDLDDPQDMQTAATPNLLQKIIYGFEFAPILAVDSGFRDNPLTGTDSNREHIYPFAARPSDYTRNSLKTPANVNFDLRILRMVPIWRGHLDIVAESFNLLNKQNIDLINPVYGLDSAPQNGFEKPIQMADPRRVQFSLDYEY, from the coding sequence ATGTTTCGCCGGTTTGTTTTTGCATCGTTGCGGGCCGCAGCTGCGCTGGGCTTTGCTTGTGTCTTTTTTGCGAGTTGTTTGATGGCCCAGGGTGGGCGAGTGTTTGGAAGTGTCTCGGGCACGGTAACGGATTCGACTGGAGCGGCTATTGCCAGAGCGAAAGTTGGGATCTCCGGAGTGGACAACAACGTTGTTCGCACTGCTGTCTCGGGCGCAGATGGTGGATTTACTGTCGGCAATCTGCCAAGCGGGGATTATGCGGTTGAGATTACGACTGCGGGTTTTAGCGCCTATAGGAATGCTTCGGTGGCGGTTGCAGTCGGGCGCGATGTGCGCGTAGATGCTGTGCTTGCTCCCGCGAATGCGAAGCAGCAGGTGACGGTGCAGGCGCAAACCGAGGCGCTGGATACGGAACAGACGTCGCCGGTGGCGAACATCGACAAGGACAGGATTGAAGAGCTACCGATTCCAAGTAGGAACTATCTGAGTTTTACGCTGCTAGCTCCGTCGCTTGCGTCGGCGAATCCTGCGATTGGAAAGCAATCTCTCGCCGCTAACGAAGGCGGCTTCAGTTCGGGCGGGCTGCGGCCTTCGAGCAATGCGCTCTACATCGATGGCGTGGATGACAACGACGAGTACACAGGACTGAGCAGGACAGAGCTCTCGCCGGAGGCCATCAGCGATTTTCAGGTGGTGAATCATGGATATGCTGCGCAGGCTGGTGGGTCGGCTGGCGGGTCGGTCGATGTGGTGACACGGTCGGGCGCGAATCTGCAGCATGGCGATGCGTTTATTTTTGTGCAGAACGGAGCGCTGAACGGCACTCCTGCGCTGGAGCTGGCGCCGCGCAAACCGGACGAGAACAGATTGCGAGTGGGACTTTCAACGGGAGGCGCGATCCAGAAGGACAAGCTCTTTTACTATGTCGCTGCGGAGCAGGAGATGGCGCACGGTGAAGATGCGGGTGATTTTGATTCGCAGATGGCTTCGGCGATTGATCGAGCGCTGGCACAGACGGGACCTCTTGGCGGATTTCAGGTTCAGCAGGGGTTCTTTCCGACGACAAATCAGGAGACGGAGTTGTCCGGGCGACTGGACCGCTCGCTTGGCACAAGCAGCCTGATGTTGCGCTATGCGATGACGAATAATCGCTCGGTGAACGATGCGTTTAACACGGACGACCTGACGGACCTGAGTGCGCGCGGGTCGGCTTTTTATGACGACAACAGCGTGAATGGTCTGTGGAACGATACGATTTCGCCGATGCTGGTGAACCAGGTGAATTTTCAGGTTGCGCAGCGCAGGGTGAATTTGAAAACAGGTTCGACGAATGGACCTGGCGTTGTAGTTGCTGGGATTGCTCAGTTGGGAACGCCGTTCGCCGGGAATAATCGCCGATATGAGACGCATGTTGATCTGGGTGACGATGTGATCCTGCAACATGGAAAGCATTTGTTTCAGGCTGGAGCTGCGATGAGCCATGTCGCTTTACGAGCAGCAGACATGGAGGGTTTTGGCGGTTTGTATGTCTTTCCCAGTGTGGCTGATTTGACCGCGGGGCAACCGGACTTTTACATGCAGAGCTTTGGGAATCCGAACACAAACTTTGATGAGGTGCGTGGCGCGGCGTATATGCAGGACCACTGGACGCCGGTTCGCGGATTGGCTCTGGACTATGGTTTGCGATATGAGGTGAACCACCTGCCGGGGCCGCTGCCGATGGATGCGGATGCTCTAAGCCCGCGATTTGGCTTTGCCTGGTCGCCGAACAAGGACTGGGTGGTACGGGGCGGGTTTGGCATGTTCTACGACCGCTATCTGCTTTCGACGATCAACCATATCCGCGAGTTCGATGGCGTTCACGCGGAGCAACAAATTGCGGAGGAAACGGAGGCTGCTGCGCTGTATCAGATGGGACAGCGGTTCACCGCGCCACATGTGGGAATTGCGCCGAGCATCTGGCAGGCGCAGGCGGGGCTGGCTAATCCCTATAGCGAGACGGCCTCGTTTGGTGTGGAGCATTCGCTGGGAGCGCAATGGACGGCTAGCGCCGAGTACCGTTTCGCGCGCGGAGTAAAGATGGGGAGGACGATCAACAGCAATTTGCTGCCACCTGTCGTGTTGACGCAAGCGAATGCGCCGTCGCTCGGCATCTCTGCGCCAACCCCGCAGCAGATTGGGCAGTTGGTGTTTTCGGACCAGCGGTTGAATGCGGCTTACGACACCATCAACCAGTTTCAGACGGAGGCAGGGTCAGACTACAACGGACTGACCGCGACGGTGAACCGGCAGTTCACCGAGGAGTTTGAGTTGATGGCGGGGTACACGTTGTCGAAGACAACCGATAATGCCTCTTACGATACCGAGCAGCCGCAGAATCCGTATGCGCTCGGCGAGGAGCGTGCGCCTTCTCTGGGCGACCAGCGGCAACGGTTTGTGGCGAGCGGGCTTTGGGTGCTTGGGCCAGACCTTGACGATCCACAGGATATGCAAACCGCGGCTACGCCGAACCTGTTGCAGAAGATCATTTACGGATTTGAGTTTGCGCCGATTCTGGCTGTTGATAGTGGTTTCCGTGATAACCCGCTCACAGGTACAGACAGCAATCGCGAACATATTTATCCCTTTGCGGCGCGGCCATCTGACTACACACGCAACAGCCTTAAGACGCCTGCGAATGTGAACTTCGACCTGCGCATTCTTAGGATGGTGCCGATCTGGCGTGGACATCTGGACATTGTGGCGGAGTCGTTCAACCTATTGAACAAGCAGAATATCGATCTGATCAATCCGGTCTATGGGTTGGACAGCGCTCCACAGAATGGGTTTGAGAAGCCGATACAGATGGCCGACCCGAGGCGGGTCCAGTTCTCATTGGACTACGAGTATTGA